In Denitratisoma sp. DHT3, one DNA window encodes the following:
- a CDS encoding DUF58 domain-containing protein produces MFGKRAVASTTVDGAGVHVTLAELVALEHRRLAGAAAPRRPLASLLVGRHGSRMRGRGLDFLEMRHYLPGDDVRAIDWRVSARTGRPHVRVYAEERDRPVVLVVDQRQNMFFATRRAMKSVVAAEAAALLGWALRQGGDRVGAVVFDDRDLASFTPHRGRAGWLRILGEIARRNQLLRAESNRPSAPAMLDEALARLLQTLVPGHLIVLLSDFDGAGEASHALIAQLARRHELLAMPVWDPGAGLWPERGQYVVSDGSLQLALTGGDTAQRQRLADLAAAHRQEIQRWREELAVPMLPLTTAEDAVTQLRRTLAVDPGRQVDGR; encoded by the coding sequence ATGTTCGGCAAGCGCGCCGTCGCGTCCACCACTGTTGATGGTGCCGGCGTCCATGTGACCCTGGCCGAACTGGTTGCCCTGGAACACCGCCGCTTGGCCGGCGCCGCCGCGCCGCGCCGGCCGCTTGCCAGCCTGCTGGTCGGTCGCCACGGTTCCCGCATGCGCGGGCGGGGCCTCGATTTCCTGGAAATGCGCCACTATCTGCCCGGCGACGACGTGCGCGCCATCGACTGGCGCGTCAGCGCCCGCACCGGCCGACCCCATGTGCGGGTCTATGCCGAAGAGCGCGACCGGCCCGTGGTGCTGGTGGTGGACCAGCGCCAGAACATGTTCTTCGCCACCCGCCGCGCCATGAAGTCGGTGGTGGCCGCCGAGGCCGCCGCCCTCCTGGGCTGGGCCCTGCGCCAGGGCGGCGACCGGGTCGGCGCCGTGGTGTTCGACGACCGGGATCTGGCCAGTTTCACCCCCCACCGGGGCCGCGCCGGCTGGCTGCGCATCCTGGGCGAGATCGCTCGCCGCAACCAGTTGCTGAGGGCGGAATCCAACCGCCCATCGGCACCCGCCATGCTCGACGAGGCCCTGGCGCGGCTGCTGCAAACTCTCGTGCCCGGCCATCTGATCGTGCTGCTCTCGGATTTCGACGGTGCCGGCGAGGCGAGCCATGCCCTGATCGCCCAGCTGGCCCGCCGCCATGAACTGCTGGCCATGCCTGTCTGGGATCCGGGGGCGGGGCTTTGGCCCGAGCGGGGGCAGTACGTCGTCAGCGACGGCTCCCTGCAACTGGCCCTGACCGGAGGCGACACGGCCCAGCGCCAGCGCCTGGCCGACCTGGCCGCCGCCCATCGCCAGGAAATCCAGCGCTGGCGCGAGGAACTGGCCGTGCCCATGCTGCCCCTGACCACCGCCGAGGACGCGGTTACGCAACTGCGCCGGACCCTGGCCGTCGATCCCGGAAGGCAGGTGGATGGACGCTGA
- a CDS encoding DUF4381 domain-containing protein, with translation MDADPLSGLQDIALPTPPSWLPPQGPGWWLLGLLLLAALVWGAWRFRQWRRRNRYRREALAQLEHLAPGLETTEALAEFSALLKRTALAVFPREAVAPLSGNSWRDFLRASGGPAFADAACDPLFSSAYRVACETTPQQRAALIAAARQWIVGHRAPDEAGGRRP, from the coding sequence ATGGACGCTGATCCCCTGAGCGGGCTCCAGGATATTGCCCTGCCGACGCCACCGTCCTGGCTGCCGCCCCAGGGGCCAGGCTGGTGGCTGCTGGGCCTCTTGCTCCTGGCAGCCTTGGTCTGGGGCGCCTGGCGGTTCCGGCAATGGCGCCGCCGCAACCGCTATCGGCGCGAAGCCTTGGCGCAACTGGAGCACCTGGCGCCGGGCCTGGAGACCACGGAGGCGCTGGCCGAATTCTCCGCGCTGCTGAAGCGCACAGCCCTGGCCGTTTTTCCCCGGGAGGCCGTGGCGCCCCTGTCCGGCAACTCCTGGCGGGATTTCCTCCGCGCCAGCGGCGGCCCGGCCTTCGCCGATGCGGCTTGCGATCCCCTGTTTTCATCCGCTTACCGGGTTGCCTGCGAAACCACGCCGCAACAGCGGGCGGCCCTGATCGCCGCCGCCCGCCAATGGATCGTCGGTCATCGTGCCCCGGATGAGGCAGGGGGCCGGCGGCCATGA
- a CDS encoding VWA domain-containing protein → MSGFAFAAFNPGAFLAHLEWLSPWVLLALPLPLLLLRLPPYRQRRPALRIAFFDLAVRGAGRAPEPGAVVVPAGIAQTLVLSLAWCLLLLALARPVYVEPPLTRIQPARDLLLAVDLSPSMRARDYRDREGRPAERMAAVREVLDEFIARRGGDRIGLLFFGQEPYVQAPFTLEHGTVRELLAQARPGMAGGRTLIGDALGLSIRMFEASTVPSKVVVLLSDGADTGSRVPPLKAAGFAARAGITVHTVAIGDPKAVGEDRVDLNALADIARATGGRAYRAEDRAGLAAIYRELDALEKQNFKTLSWRPQRPLYPWPLGAALVLLLGWHGFAALVAGLRAWGEKRPTRKAGA, encoded by the coding sequence ATGAGCGGTTTCGCTTTCGCGGCCTTCAATCCCGGTGCCTTCCTCGCCCATCTGGAGTGGCTTTCCCCCTGGGTGCTGCTGGCCTTGCCCCTGCCGCTCTTGCTGCTGCGTCTGCCGCCCTATCGGCAACGGCGGCCGGCCTTGCGCATCGCCTTCTTCGACCTGGCCGTGCGGGGCGCGGGCAGGGCGCCCGAACCCGGTGCCGTGGTGGTGCCGGCGGGCATCGCGCAGACCTTGGTGTTGTCGCTGGCCTGGTGCCTGCTGCTATTGGCCCTGGCCCGGCCGGTCTACGTTGAGCCGCCCCTGACGCGCATCCAGCCGGCGCGGGATCTGCTGCTGGCCGTGGATCTCTCCCCCTCGATGCGGGCTCGGGACTATCGCGACCGCGAAGGCCGGCCCGCCGAGCGCATGGCGGCGGTGCGCGAGGTGCTGGACGAATTCATCGCCCGGCGCGGCGGCGACCGCATCGGGCTCTTGTTCTTCGGCCAGGAACCCTACGTCCAGGCGCCGTTCACCCTGGAGCACGGCACGGTGCGGGAACTGCTGGCCCAGGCCCGGCCCGGCATGGCCGGCGGCCGCACCCTGATCGGCGACGCCCTGGGGCTATCGATCCGCATGTTCGAGGCCAGCACCGTGCCGAGCAAGGTGGTGGTGCTGCTCTCCGACGGCGCCGACACCGGCAGCCGCGTGCCGCCCCTGAAGGCGGCGGGCTTCGCCGCCCGGGCCGGCATCACCGTGCATACCGTGGCCATCGGCGACCCCAAGGCCGTGGGCGAGGACCGGGTGGACCTGAATGCCCTGGCCGACATCGCCCGTGCCACCGGCGGCCGCGCCTACCGGGCCGAGGACCGGGCCGGTCTTGCGGCCATCTACCGGGAACTGGACGCCCTGGAGAAGCAGAACTTCAAGACCCTCTCCTGGCGGCCCCAGCGGCCCCTCTACCCGTGGCCCCTCGGCGCCGCCCTGGTCCTGCTGTTGGGCTGGCATGGGTTTGCAGCGCTGGTGGCGGGGCTGCGGGCCTGGGGCGAAAAGCGGCCTACGCGGAAGGCGGGTGCATGA
- a CDS encoding VWA domain-containing protein, whose protein sequence is MTSGWLPTDFHFLRPWALWGLAPLLPLLWLAVWREGKGSLAAWRDRIDPHLLAALTVGGGRRLGLRPIHTLLLALALGCVGLAGPAWQREPMPLAEDRAPLVVALDLSPSMDAVDVSPTRLERAKLKLRALLARRQGARTALLVFGASAHGVLPLSEDPNLLLTYVPDLATDLMPPAAPTAPKATAAALVLAARMLEKEPTPGSILFLTDGFDAGQARDFVLFREHSRSEPLLLAFGGDVPAPLRGADGGYVTGVDGRRVMARLGRAGLEAAAAGGLWLASATADDRDLDAVEARLQHHMVQALAADPGARWRDEGVWLALPVAVLLLLCFRPGWTVRWGQALALPLCLLLLGAGWPADEARAGEGDRSQWRFADLWASRDQQGRWHFERGQFEAAAGVFADPLWRGIALYRAGRFDAAADAFAAVETAEGQYNLGNALARLKRYPEAIAAYDQALARRPGWPEALANRALLAALLPREEEGAQKEGEANPDELDQSPFGEKKKGRKHTQRRPLSEAEITRLWLARIQVSPAGFLKNRFALEAREGKRGPP, encoded by the coding sequence ATGACGAGCGGCTGGCTGCCGACGGACTTCCATTTCCTGCGCCCCTGGGCGCTCTGGGGACTGGCGCCGCTGTTGCCCTTGCTCTGGCTCGCGGTTTGGCGCGAGGGGAAGGGCAGCCTGGCCGCCTGGCGCGACCGCATCGATCCCCATCTGCTGGCGGCGCTGACCGTCGGCGGCGGGCGGCGTTTGGGGTTGCGTCCCATCCACACCCTGCTGCTGGCCCTGGCCCTGGGTTGCGTCGGCCTGGCGGGGCCGGCCTGGCAGCGGGAGCCCATGCCGCTCGCCGAGGACCGGGCGCCCCTGGTGGTGGCCCTGGACCTTTCGCCCTCGATGGATGCCGTGGATGTCTCGCCGACGCGCCTGGAGCGGGCCAAGCTCAAGCTGCGGGCTTTGCTGGCGCGGCGCCAGGGTGCCCGCACGGCCTTGCTGGTGTTCGGCGCCAGCGCCCACGGCGTGCTGCCCTTGAGCGAAGACCCGAACCTGCTGCTGACCTACGTGCCGGACCTGGCCACGGACCTGATGCCGCCGGCCGCGCCCACCGCGCCCAAGGCCACCGCCGCGGCCCTGGTGCTGGCCGCCCGGATGCTGGAAAAGGAGCCGACTCCCGGCAGCATCCTGTTCCTCACCGATGGTTTCGATGCCGGACAGGCCCGCGACTTCGTGCTCTTCCGCGAGCATTCCCGCAGCGAGCCGCTGCTGCTGGCCTTCGGCGGCGATGTCCCGGCGCCGCTACGAGGTGCCGACGGCGGCTACGTCACGGGCGTGGACGGGCGCCGGGTCATGGCCCGCCTGGGCCGGGCGGGGTTGGAAGCGGCCGCCGCTGGCGGGTTGTGGCTGGCCTCGGCCACCGCCGACGATCGCGACCTCGATGCCGTGGAAGCCCGTCTCCAGCACCACATGGTGCAGGCCCTGGCGGCGGATCCCGGCGCCCGTTGGCGCGACGAAGGTGTCTGGCTGGCGCTGCCGGTGGCCGTCCTGCTGCTGCTTTGCTTCCGCCCGGGCTGGACGGTGCGCTGGGGCCAGGCGCTGGCCTTGCCGCTGTGCTTGCTGTTGCTGGGAGCCGGATGGCCCGCCGATGAGGCCCGCGCCGGGGAAGGTGACAGGAGTCAATGGCGCTTCGCCGATCTCTGGGCCAGCCGCGACCAGCAGGGGCGCTGGCATTTCGAACGCGGGCAATTCGAGGCCGCCGCCGGGGTGTTTGCCGATCCGCTCTGGCGCGGCATCGCCCTTTACCGCGCCGGGCGCTTCGATGCGGCGGCCGACGCCTTCGCCGCTGTGGAGACGGCCGAGGGCCAATACAACCTGGGCAACGCCCTGGCCCGCCTGAAGCGTTATCCGGAGGCCATCGCCGCCTACGATCAGGCCCTGGCCCGTCGCCCCGGCTGGCCCGAGGCCTTGGCCAACCGGGCTCTGCTGGCGGCGCTGCTGCCCAGGGAAGAAGAGGGTGCCCAGAAAGAGGGGGAGGCCAACCCCGACGAACTGGACCAGTCTCCCTTCGGCGAGAAGAAGAAAGGACGCAAGCACACCCAGCGCCGGCCACTCAGCGAAGCGGAAATCACCCGCCTCTGGCTGGCCCGCATCCAGGTCAGTCCGGCCGGATTCCTGAAGAACCGCTTCGCCCTCGAAGCCCGGGAAGGAAAGCGGGGACCACCGTGA
- a CDS encoding BatD family protein, whose protein sequence is MNAVRICVGAVLLLALGLPAWAAAPFVRLSLEPAGPVELGTDLILRVEVLVPTWFLDAPRFPETIELPGATVELQKGSAENLSESIAGSTWAGLRRRYRIQPLNPGEFRLPELAVPLTYAREGGKGSLTVTARGRLVAPFGVRIPEAAARLDPFIAARRLHLAQRIERPEGAMSTLGVGDAVRRTIVLDTDAEAVELSADAWPQGAGLRLYVDPPRSRETRTNAAARPLLSREQSATWVFERPGRYELPAITLDWWDLDGRQVRQARLPAVPLVVGPARAATVFALPEAVAQLAPAGRPVWESLRPIAYALAGGVLLWLGWRGRHLGQGAARWARGRAQDVLAAEGWLFRRLIRACRRHDGSAARAALQRWLDACAGPGAGLTSWLLAKSPSAELAAALAELDAALYGSRGSDAAAPWCGTALSRQLILARRHLLRRRKAKAATLPATLNP, encoded by the coding sequence GTGAATGCAGTACGCATATGCGTCGGAGCGGTCCTGCTGCTGGCACTGGGCCTGCCTGCCTGGGCGGCCGCGCCTTTCGTGCGCCTGAGCCTCGAACCCGCCGGGCCGGTGGAACTGGGCACGGACCTCATCCTGCGGGTGGAGGTGCTGGTGCCCACCTGGTTTCTCGATGCGCCGCGCTTTCCCGAGACCATCGAACTGCCCGGCGCGACGGTGGAATTGCAGAAGGGGTCGGCGGAAAACCTTTCCGAATCCATCGCCGGTAGCACCTGGGCCGGCCTGCGCCGCCGTTACCGCATCCAGCCGCTGAATCCGGGTGAGTTCCGCCTGCCCGAGCTGGCGGTGCCGCTCACCTATGCCCGGGAGGGCGGCAAGGGGTCCCTGACCGTGACGGCACGGGGCCGGCTGGTCGCGCCTTTCGGGGTGAGGATTCCAGAGGCGGCCGCCCGGCTCGACCCCTTCATCGCCGCCCGCCGGCTGCACCTCGCCCAGCGCATCGAACGGCCCGAAGGCGCCATGAGTACTTTGGGCGTCGGCGATGCGGTGCGGCGCACGATCGTGCTCGATACCGATGCGGAGGCCGTGGAATTGTCCGCGGACGCCTGGCCCCAGGGGGCCGGCCTGCGCCTGTATGTCGACCCGCCCCGCAGCCGTGAAACCCGTACCAATGCCGCCGCCCGCCCGTTGCTGAGCCGGGAGCAGTCCGCCACCTGGGTGTTCGAGCGGCCCGGTCGTTACGAACTGCCGGCCATTACTCTCGACTGGTGGGATCTGGACGGCCGCCAGGTGCGCCAGGCCCGCCTGCCTGCCGTGCCGTTGGTCGTGGGGCCGGCGCGGGCGGCGACGGTTTTCGCCTTGCCCGAGGCCGTGGCGCAACTCGCGCCCGCCGGCCGGCCGGTGTGGGAATCCTTGCGCCCCATCGCCTATGCCTTGGCTGGGGGCGTGCTCCTGTGGCTGGGCTGGCGTGGGCGGCACCTTGGGCAAGGGGCCGCCCGATGGGCGCGCGGCCGGGCGCAGGACGTGCTGGCTGCGGAGGGGTGGTTGTTCCGGCGCCTGATCCGGGCCTGCCGCCGTCATGACGGCTCCGCCGCCCGGGCCGCGCTGCAACGCTGGCTCGATGCCTGCGCCGGTCCGGGTGCAGGGCTTACCTCCTGGCTGCTGGCCAAGTCGCCCTCGGCCGAGTTGGCGGCGGCCTTGGCCGAGCTGGATGCCGCGTTGTATGGCTCCAGGGGCTCCGACGCCGCTGCGCCCTGGTGCGGTACCGCCTTGTCCCGTCAACTGATCCTCGCCCGCCGGCATCTGCTCCGGCGGCGCAAGGCAAAGGCTGCTACCCTGCCGGCCACGCTCAATCCCTGA